A single genomic interval of Staphylococcus hyicus harbors:
- a CDS encoding sugar ABC transporter ATP-binding protein: protein MITMRQIHKAFGENKVLQGVDFTLKTGTVHALMGENGAGKSTLMKILVGMHQKDQGDIYFDDQPKVFKNPKEAEQEGVTFIHQELNIWPELTVLENMFIGKEIKNKWGVLKTNEMVRQATAIFEQLHFNIPLHKVAKHCSIGEQQMIEIAKALMTDAKVIVMDEPTATLTDKEISELFKMIRHLKAKGVAFVYISHRMAEIFEIADDITVMRDGKNVFFKPVEETAYNDIVKAMVGRELDEQYPKRQYQPEDIILKVAHLSNEKHQIKDISFHLRKGEILGVSGLMGAGRTEMMRSLFGVDKGERKVEIEGKNVDIRSPEDAMKHGLALITENRKDEGLILDFSIRDNMVLPSLKSFSKYGFVKDKDANQFVDSMRKRLNIKTSHQRPASTLSGGNQQKVVLAKWIGTAPRIIIFDEPTRGIDVGAKRDIYQLMNELTERGVSIIMISSELPEIIGMSDRVMVVHEGHIQGDLVGERITEENIMTLATGGRLDETVNR from the coding sequence ATGATTACAATGCGTCAAATCCATAAAGCATTTGGAGAAAATAAAGTTTTACAAGGTGTCGATTTCACATTGAAAACAGGAACCGTTCATGCCTTAATGGGAGAAAATGGTGCAGGAAAATCGACATTGATGAAAATATTAGTAGGTATGCATCAAAAAGACCAAGGTGATATTTACTTTGATGATCAACCTAAAGTTTTTAAAAATCCAAAAGAAGCGGAACAAGAAGGTGTGACCTTTATCCATCAAGAATTAAACATATGGCCGGAATTAACGGTTTTAGAAAATATGTTTATAGGAAAGGAAATTAAAAATAAGTGGGGCGTGTTAAAAACTAATGAAATGGTACGTCAAGCTACTGCAATTTTTGAACAATTGCACTTTAATATACCTTTACATAAAGTAGCTAAACATTGTTCTATCGGTGAACAACAAATGATTGAAATTGCGAAAGCATTAATGACAGATGCAAAAGTGATTGTGATGGACGAGCCGACAGCGACGCTCACCGATAAAGAAATTTCTGAACTGTTTAAAATGATTCGCCATTTAAAAGCGAAAGGTGTGGCATTTGTATACATTTCGCACCGTATGGCTGAAATATTTGAAATTGCGGATGATATTACGGTAATGCGAGACGGGAAAAACGTATTTTTTAAACCTGTTGAAGAAACCGCTTACAACGATATTGTGAAAGCGATGGTAGGTAGAGAATTAGATGAACAATATCCAAAGCGTCAGTATCAACCTGAAGACATCATTTTAAAAGTGGCACATCTTTCTAACGAAAAGCATCAGATTAAAGATATTTCATTCCATTTGCGGAAAGGTGAAATTTTAGGTGTGAGTGGCTTAATGGGTGCAGGACGCACAGAAATGATGCGCAGTCTTTTTGGTGTTGATAAAGGAGAACGCAAAGTTGAAATTGAAGGTAAAAACGTTGACATTCGTTCACCTGAAGATGCGATGAAACATGGTCTTGCACTGATTACCGAAAACCGAAAAGATGAAGGGCTTATTTTAGATTTTTCAATACGTGACAATATGGTATTACCTTCTTTAAAAAGCTTTTCAAAATACGGCTTTGTAAAAGATAAAGATGCGAATCAATTTGTTGATTCTATGCGCAAGCGCTTAAATATTAAAACCTCACATCAACGGCCAGCATCGACGTTATCAGGAGGCAATCAACAAAAAGTGGTGTTAGCAAAATGGATAGGTACAGCGCCACGTATCATTATTTTTGACGAACCGACACGAGGTATTGATGTCGGCGCCAAACGAGACATTTATCAACTTATGAACGAACTGACTGAACGTGGTGTCTCCATTATTATGATTTCATCAGAATTGCCTGAAATTATAGGCATGAGTGACCGTGTTATGGTTGTTCATGAAGGACATATTCAAGGGGACTTAGTCGGTGAACGCATTACAGAAGAAAATATTATGACACTTGCGACAGGAGGACGTTTAGATGAAACAGTTAACCGCTAA